One window of Manihot esculenta cultivar AM560-2 chromosome 17, M.esculenta_v8, whole genome shotgun sequence genomic DNA carries:
- the LOC110604770 gene encoding uncharacterized protein LOC110604770 isoform X3: MEEQKERDSTVVFKKVKLHEAVAEGSLDFDEWTSLISETEKIYPDNIEKICLVYDSFLSEYPLCYGYWRKYINHKIRLCTIHKVVEAFERAVVSATYSVEVWADYCSFARMVFEDPSDVHRLFRRAMSFVGKDYLCHTLWDKYIEFAFSLKHWSSLADIYIQALRFPTKKLHRYYNSFEKLVEIWEEEMESHSKSNMTTSVEPVLDNEVSICYKEDDISCIIKDLLDPSIGSARRKALQKYMSIGEHLYQQASQLNEKINHFETRIKRSYFHVKPVDISQLENWHQYLDFAESHGDFDWAVKLYERCLIPCANYPEFWIRYTEFVESKGGREIAHYALDRARTIFLKRVSVIHLFNARFKEHVGDVFNARAAFLQCDTESDSDFVENVVMRSNMEKRHGNFEAASTVYKEAIEKAATKEKWHVLPTFDSEDAARDILIDGIKQLPSCKLLIEELIKFGITHGRSRHVNVIHTIVANAISPGPDVSQGFSPTEREQISRLYLEQFVDLCGTILDVRKAWNQHIRLFPESVRASSFCPAMGTKQWKITLEAEEETLVSMPHQPSGDTGSQCLIQSSVQDKILSPLKNYDTQDTPAADQVSDQKLPLQANHDMLSNEVSHQDVLLLGNSDDLSENNPENVFQAKVDLLQLGEPDNNVHESVHIASPKVSEPIGTDVLEPNLSLDFKNQVANVTESTPASLEFSEDNNVRKEHGNEPEPDLKLPSLEGLSLNIRDAKSPGPISPTACDSGATDGTILLDGNVLKSDAPKNIMEKENISESGQNAVDHIISSPVSTQATASAQTDTGHVSPTFSASNQKSMADTLLQPQKLANNGKNWHQRSGSDRLHRDSKFGFRGHSHKRMHKQLQSSPQRMHPRAEKDMIRDHPSQPQFSQNLQVQQGGQLQSQNPASAVQTNQTTLQAWQMNNLQQQNLSHTFQFQPLVHPTTNPQLQMSQHPIQSNEQQGNVQNNQAYDQMWQYYYYQQQQQQQLLWQQQQMLQQQQPQQQQMLQHQQPQQQQMLQHQQSQQQQLLQQQYQQQLLQMQYFQQQQLQMQQQQPHQMQQQPYQQQHLLYLQQQQQLQLQQPQHQQSLQQQKHHLQQQTASSQQHPHEQEQGQPVQQTNTLQVQEPDTGTIESSASPRPVSPKLMT; encoded by the exons ATGGAGGAGCAAAAGGAACGTGATTCTACTG tTGTTTTTAAGAAAGTCAAACTACATGAAGCTGTCGCTGAAGGCTCACTAGATTTTGATGAGTGGACTTCACTTATATCAGAGACAGAGAAGATATACCCT GATAACATAGAGAAAATATGTTTAGTGTATGACTCTTTCTTGTCCGAGTATCCTCTGTGCTATGGCTATTGGAGGAAGTACATTAATCACAAGATACGCTTATGCACCATTCACAAGGTTGTTGAAGCCTTTGAACGAGCTGTGGTATCAGCAACTTATTCTGTTGAAGTGTGGGCTGATTACTGTAGTTTTGCAAGAATGGTTTTTGAAGATCCATCTGATGTTCACAG ATTATTCAGAAGAGCCATGTCCTTTGTTGGAAAGGATTACTTATGCCATACCTTGTGGGATAAATATATCGAGTTTGCATTCTCTCTGAAGCATTGGAGTTCCCTGGCTGATATTTACATCCAAGCACTGAGGTTTCCAACAAAAAAGCTACACCGCTATTATAATAG TTTTGAGAAATTAGTGGAAATATGGGAAGAAGAGATGGAATCTCATAGCAAATCTAACATGACAACGTCAGTTGAGCCTGTTCTTGATAATGAAGTTTCTATATGTTATAAGGAAGATGACATTTCTTGCATAATTAAAGACTTGCTGGATCCATCAATTGGCTCAGCCAGGCGTAAAGCGCTGCAAAAATACATGTCTATTGGTGAACATTTATATCAGCAAGCATCTCAGttgaatgaaaaaataaatcattttgagACTCGTATTAAGAGGTCTTATTTCCATGTCAAGCCAGTTGATATAAGTCAATTGGAAAATTGGCACCAGTACCTGGACTTTGCTGAATCACATGGAGATTTTGACTGG GCTGTTAAACTTTATGAAAGATGCTTAATTCCTTGTGCTAATTACCCTGAGTTCTGGATCCGTTACACGGAGTTCGTGGAAAGTAAAGGAGGAAGAGAGATAGCACACTACGCTCTGGATCGAGCTAGAACAATCTTCCTCAAG AGGGTGTCAGTGATTCATCTGTTCAATGCCAGGTTTAAGGAGCACGTTGGAGATGTGTTTAATGCACGTGCTGCCTTTCTTCAATGTGATACAGAATCAGATTCAGACTTTGTTGAAAATGTTGTAATGAGATCTAACATGGAAAAACGTCAT GGCAATTTTGAAGCAGCTTCTACTGTATATAAAGAAGCAATAGAAAAGGCTGCAACGAAGGAAAAGTGGCATGTTCTTCCTACTTT TGATAGTGAAGATGCTGCCAGAGACATCTTGATAGATGGAATCAAGCAACTGCCTTCCTGCAAGTTACTTATAGAG GAGTTAATAAAATTTGGAATAACACATGGAAGGTCAAGGCATGTAAATGTGATACATACCATTGTAGCAAATGCAATATCTCCAGGGCCAGATGTATCTCAAGGTTTCAGTCCAACGGAAAGGGAGCAGATATCAAGACTGTACCTAGAG CAGTTTGTCGATCTCTGTGGAACCATCCTTGATGTAAGAAAGGCATGGAATCAGCACATTAGGTTGTTCCCAGAGTCTGTAAGGGCTAGTTCATTTTGTCCAGCTATGGGAACAAAACAATGGAAGATAACACTGGAGGCAGAAGAAGAAACCCTTGTCAGTATGCCTCATCAGCCTTCTGGAGATACTGGTTCTCAATGCCTGATCCAGTCATCAGTGCAAGACAAAATACTTTCCCCACTGAAAAATTATGATACGCAGGATACCCCTGCTGCTGACCAGGTCTCAGACCAGAAATTGCCCTTACAGGCAAATCATGATATGCTATCTAACGAGGTATCGCACCAGGATGTCCTATTGCTGGGAAATTCCGATGATCTATCTGAAAACAATCCGGAGAACGTGTTTCAAGCAAAAGTTGACCTGCTTCAATTGGGAGAACCTGACAACAACGTGCATGAGAGTGTGCATATAGCGTCTCCCAAGGTTTCAGAACCAATTGGAACAGACGTTCTTGAACCAAATCTCTCCcttgattttaaaaatcaagTTGCTAATGTAACTGAAAGTACTCCAGCATCACTGGAATTTTCTGAAGACAATAATGTGCGCAAAGAACATGGAAATGAGCCTGAACCGGACTTGAAACTACCTTCACTGGAGGGACTATCCCTAAATATTCGGGATGCTAAATCTCCTGGTCCAATCAGTCCCACAGCTTGTGATTCTGGGGCAACTGACGGAACTATTCTGCTAGATGGAAATGTGCTGAAGAGTGACGCACCGAAAAATATtatggaaaaagaaaatatttcagAGAGTGGTCAGAATGCTGTTGACCATATTATATCCAGCCCGGTGAGCACTCAAGCAACTGCTTCTGCCCAAACTGATACCGGACATGTTAGTCCGACATTTTCAGCAAGTAATCAGAAAAGTATGGCGGACACGCTTCTGCAGCCACAGAAACTAGCAAATAATGGTAAAAACTGGCATCAAAGGAGTGGTTCTGACAGATTGCACAGAGATTCCAAATTTGGGTTTCGTGGGCATTCGCATAAAAGGATGCACAAACAACTGCAGTCTTCTCCGCAGCGAATGCACCCACGAGCTGAAAAAGACATGATTCGAGATCACCCATCTCAACCTCAGTTTTCACAAAATCTACAAGTTCAGCAAGGTGGCCAACTACAAAGTCAGAATCCTGCATCTGCTGTTCAGACTAATCAAACAACACTGCAAGCTTGGCAAATGAATAATCTGCAACAGCAGAATCTTTCCCATACTTTTCAGTTTCAACCACTCGTGCATCCTACTACGAATCCTCAATTACAGATGTCTCAGCATCCCATCCAAAGTAATGAGCAACAAGGGAATGTGCAAAATAACCAAGCATATGACCAGATGTGGCAATATTATTACtaccagcagcagcagcagcagcagcttcTTTGGCAGCAACAGCAGATGCTACAACAGCAACAGCCACAGCAACAGCAGATGCTGCAACATCAACAGCCACAACAACAGCAGATGCTGCAACATCAGCAGTCGCAACAACAGCAGCTTTTGCAGCAACAGTATCAACAACAGTTGCTCCAAATGCAATATTTTCAGCAACAACAATTGCAAATGCAACAGCAACAACCCCATCAAATGCAGCAACAACCCTATCAGCAACAGCATCTACTTTATCTACAGCAACAGCAGCAGCTGCAACTACAGCAACCCCAGCACCAACAGTCACTGCAGCAACAGAAGCATCATCTTCAACAACAAACTGCCTCATCACAGCAGCATCCACATGAACAAGAACAAGGACAGCCCGTGCAGCAAACTAACACATTACAGGTTCAG GAACCTGATACCGGTACTATTGAATCTTCTGCTTCTCCGCGTCCAGTCTCACCAAAGCTGATGACATAG